Genomic window (Juglans microcarpa x Juglans regia isolate MS1-56 chromosome 2S, Jm3101_v1.0, whole genome shotgun sequence):
CAAAGCCCGCCGTCTCGATCCCTCGCTACCCGTGGACGATCTCTTATCGACGATAGAGAAAGACTCCAATGGAACGGCCGATCGACCGGGCCAAAACTCTGATCAGCCCGTTAATGGCCCATCCGAGCCAAGGCCACCTCCATCGAGGTCGTCCGATCAGCCCTCTCTCCGCCATCGCGTTCCATCGGCAGGGCCGTCTTCGTCTTCAGCATCTTCATCAGCCTCGTTCACGGAAGAGCAAATCGCAATGGTGAGAcagatcaagaagaagaaggactACTACGATATTCTGGGGCTTGAGAGGACTTGTACAGTTGAAGATGTGCGAAAATCCTACAGGAAACTCTCTTTGAAGGTCCACCCAGATAAGAACAAGGCCCCTGGTGCCGAGGAAGCTTTCAAGGCTGTGTCGAAGGCGTTTCAGTGTCTGAGCAATGAGGAAAGTAAGCGAAAGTATGATATTTCCGGGTCGGATGAGCCGGTTTACGAGCGGCGAGCGGCTCGGCGTGGCGCTCCGCAAGGGTTCAATGGGTTTTACGATGCCGATTTTGATGCGGAGGAAATCTTTAGGAACTTCTTCTATGGAGGAATGGCTCCGGCGACAACTCAATTTCGCGGATTTAGCTTTGGAGCGGGAATGGAGCCTACCGGCGCTGATACCGGGTCTGCTGGTGGGTTCAATGTTAGGGTGCTAATTCAATTGCTGCCCGTTTTGCTTATTCTGCTTCTCAGCTTTTTCCCATCGTCGGACCCCATCTACGCCCTATCTCGTTCGTATCCATATGAGTACAGATTTACCACGCAAAAGGGTGTCAATTATTATGTTAAGTCAACAAAGTTTGAGCAGGATTACCCATCGGGTACTGCGGAACTTGCGGCCCTTGAAGGGAGCGTTGAGAGGGAATATTTTAGTATACTGTCGCAGAATTGTCGGCTTGAGATGCAGCGTCGCCAGTGGGGATTTATCCGAGAGACACCTCATTGCGACATGCTGCAGCGGTTTGAGTCCGTGGCTTGATTAATTGTAGCAAGGTTATTAATTgttcttcctttgttttgttttggatttacTGTATTATACAGGTTTTGGATCACtctgaaggaatattattttagcaAATGCCAATAAGTTGTTCCTCGTCTTGCTAGCTAGACTATTAAGCACGAAAATCTGGAATAGATATTTCGCTAGAGATGCTTTTGTATGActgaaatattaaattttatacatacaaagattattgtttctgatattttttttatattggagTTATTTCTAATATTCTGCGATGAATGTTGCACGCATATTgagttatttgattttattattgaagGTGGGTGGCCTTACACTCAAGTTATACATGTTTTTCCGTCATAAGCTAGGACCTTAACTAGGGTATGCCACATTGGCAAATTTATTGGTCAAGATGGATGCACTACGTAGTACGTGTCCTTGATCTTTCCTCTGTTGATAATCATGACCTTAACTTTATTAGATAGTTTTCTATTGCTAGACTTGTGGGCCTATGAAGGAAGATTTTGAATTGGAGATTTCCACCATGAGGCTGGTAAAAAGGTTCTGGTGATTTCAAGGGTGGTTGATGAAATTTGCGAGTAGGTTAGTATTACTTTTTACCATGTATTATTCCCATATGACCGTGCTTTGGTAAGTTCGCCAGCTGTAGGATTGGACTGATATCCGAAGATGTGCTTTACTTTCAAGACGAGTTGGGCCATCCAGTCGAACTTTGAAAGTTTAGAGGGGTTTGTTAATAGGCATGATggtataataataacaaatgcATTTCCTAAACCTGCTATAGTTGGTAGTTAATTTTGGATGAAGTTGAGAACATTGTGCTGCCCAAAATGGGGCCTCAATGATTGTAATGGTATGAATATTTACTCGCAGGCAGATTATCCTATAGAAATTGGGGATCCGGGACGTTTTGGGGGATGAGGCAATGCATGCATCTACAATGCTTTATAAGTTCAGGTTAGATTCTTCAGGTCTCTCACCTATCATGGCAAAACTATAAGCTCTGCCATTAGACGAGACGTATTAAAATTATAGTATAGCTATAAGATGAGCATAGGCTTTCTGAAACATAGGTTACAGACCATCCTTGTGCCTTGTGCCTTGGGTTTGAGTTTCCCATTACCCTTCTACATAATGCATATAAAAGTCATATGGTTTACGGGATCAGTCACTGAAGCTGCCATAGATGTGTGATTGTTACCCTTTGGCTTATCCTTAGGGGCACTTGTCATGTactttattttctgttttgctgAATTACTTTTAAATTTGCATTATCATGGTAATGCATAAAATACAGAAATTTTGGTTAGagtcatttgtttttcttttgcggATTGGTACTGGTTTAGCATTGCTTATTCTGAAGAATGCGTGTTAGACTAGATTCTGCAGAACAGATGAAGTTTTTTAGTTGTCGCATTCCACTTGCACGTTTAACCTCGTATATCCAATGGCACAATGCCACAGAATTATGGTCCATTTCACATGCACAATTTTGTAAACTTGCCGTCTTCAACCATGTCTTTGAATGCTTGCTGCAGTCTTCAAGAATGGATGCAACTTTGAAACCTTACCCGCTTTTATGgttatatatactatgatgaatagagtactctttataagatctctctctctctctctctcccactctcGTGAACTGCTGAGCCCTGACCTTAACATATCTGGATCCCTGCCGATGTTGAGAGCATTGACTTGTGAGTTACATATGCATGGTTAATCTCGGTTTGCCAAATACAAAGTTTGCtcttaaaaaatacacttttaaagGGTGGCTCAGATAGAATTTAAGATGACAATAATTGCAGATATACGAGGCATGAATTGAAGTTTTGTACTCGAATTATAGGTTGACCTGCCatccttttctttcttggttTTGAGTTTGGTTGTCAAGGCTGTGGATGAAGCATTTTTTCCTTGACGGTGGAACATCTGGGAAGTTGGAGTCGGGCTCAAAGCTATCCATGTTAAGCTTGGCAGTTTGCGTCTTTTCTTGCGATGATGATCTTTTgatttcaaatccaaaataaaatggTCCCTAAGATTGTTGTTATATTGGTTTAAGAGAAATGTTAAGATGAATGTGGTTTTTTGGGCACTCTGTTAGATCACTGTTTAGGAGAATATATTACAGCCCTCAGGAGTCTTGACGGCCATGGTAGGAAATGGTATAGATCAGATCTGATTGGATTCAAGTGACCGGTAAAGTTCGCCACTTCCATCTCTTCGGTCGGGAGAACTTCTAATTGATAAATATCTCCACTCTCGTATACTTGAATGAAGAAGTTCTGGCATTTTGTTTGGAGCAACGGTAGGCTACACATGCCGAAGAATGAGAGGTCGATGAGGGAGTGCGCCGATGGGTGTCTGCACAACCACACCAATCGACGGGCGATTAATGACTTCACATTCCTcttttgaaagaaagaaaaataagaaaacaaaaatctagAGGAAAATGAGAGGGGCAACTTTTATTCACCACATAAACACAAAAGAAAGCAACTCTCTCAAAACCCACCCCTTCTATCTTTAAAACCACCACCTCCCTATCTACATAAGGTGCCGATTTGAGTCGATCCCTCCTTCTCCCCTTCCCTTCTCCTTCTATTCCTAGGGCTTGAAATTCAAGCTATTCTTGTAGAAGTATTTATGGTTTATCTCATTTAACGGAAAATGTCTGATCTATCACCTATCGGTCACCTTCCAACGATACGCGTTGTAGCACACTAGCTTCTCAGGTAGTCGATCTACCAAGTCCAATGAGCCATGCTTTGAACTAATGGGTGCATTTACCACCCAAAATGGTGCATGGCCCTATGCGCCACTTCATTAGAATCCTCAACCTCAGATAAGATCCGACCACCCACTCCCCTCCATAGCTGAAACATAGGCCCCACTTGTTAGTACAGTTCTTTATGTTTTTCAGACGCTTACAAGATTATAATCAGGTTAACCTTATGTTCCTGTCTGTTTTATAGCTTTTCATCAATGcactctcatatatatagagatgagttaaaaagTTCGAATCattgctgctgctgcttttTTATTACCATCACCCTCAAGACCAATTGTCGATTCCTACCAGCCATAACCCACTAGCGAAacatttttttatccaaattttaCCCTTGGCATAAGAACTACACCAATCTTCTTGTAAGAGTGGGAGAACTTAGCGGTGACGCATTGCACCATGAAGCTTGGCAATTCGACTAGCTTTCCTATCCTAGACTGTTGAGCAAAAGACTTTCCTCAGCTGATGCAAACCTATTTACTGTATATTTCATAAATGTAGAAAGAAATGACAGTTATAAAGTGTACAAACACCGTatactcattatttttaaaaaaaaatatgagtaaatatgagacctacataaaaaattaattttttaattataaatatcactctttttcaaaaaaaatgtgTGTCACTTACATAACTCAtaactatatctagtattactcatagTAAAAACTTTGGACAGGTCTTTTTGAGGACTACCAACAAAACCATCTCTATGGTGGGTTGCCAAAATCTTTTGGATCAATTGGCAACATCTTGATTTCTTACTAAGAGAATCAAAGATCGAATCCTCCCTccccatattaaaaaaaaaaaaaaaatctctatggTGGGTTTTCTCTTGGACCATATGGAAGCCTTTTGGCTAAGAAAACATGCATGGGACCCTAGGCTACTTTGTTAGTCCAAACTTCTATTGCTTATGTTTTTTTGTCTACATTTATTTGACAGTTTAGcatcttattatattatattatattattatattaggattgttgaaaaataattttcatctcattttttttctaaacatcacttatatacaaatacttttaaactaataattacaactttttcaaactaattattacaactttatcaaatttctaaacaaaacacaagaaataattctaactttttcaaattaaaaaaaaaataatattaaaaaataatattataataatattataattttataatatttttattcaattttttctatttcctttccctaaactcaataaatacttaacttaaactattttactattattcacaagagtaattctacatataactgTGAGCTGCGTAAACACTGAGTAATCAcattgaaaaagagtgagatctactattaaaaaattaatttttttttcatatggatcccatatttta
Coding sequences:
- the LOC121251995 gene encoding chaperone protein dnaJ 49-like translates to MDGNKDEALKCLRIGKEALVGGDRARALKFVNKARRLDPSLPVDDLLSTIEKDSNGTADRPGQNSDQPVNGPSEPRPPPSRSSDQPSLRHRVPSAGPSSSSASSSASFTEEQIAMVRQIKKKKDYYDILGLERTCTVEDVRKSYRKLSLKVHPDKNKAPGAEEAFKAVSKAFQCLSNEESKRKYDISGSDEPVYERRAARRGAPQGFNGFYDADFDAEEIFRNFFYGGMAPATTQFRGFSFGAGMEPTGADTGSAGGFNVRVLIQLLPVLLILLLSFFPSSDPIYALSRSYPYEYRFTTQKGVNYYVKSTKFEQDYPSGTAELAALEGSVEREYFSILSQNCRLEMQRRQWGFIRETPHCDMLQRFESVA